A stretch of Chloracidobacterium validum DNA encodes these proteins:
- a CDS encoding cobalamin-binding protein: MPDVRIVSLLPSATEIICALGLEPQLVGVTHECDYPPVVRDLPKVTHTLIPTDASSLDIDRLVRERLQSARALYTLDLPTLEALRPDVIVTQALCDVCAVAEEEVKAAACVLPGTPRVVNLEPQSLAEVFASLHQVAEAVGCQSVASQVVARLEARVAAVAERAAGVPYRPRVALLEWLHPPFSCGHWSPELVALAGGEEVLGRAGVPSRTLSWEEVVAAQPEVVFVACCGFSVERTLADLDQLADHPAWQALPAVRQGRVYVTDGSHYFSRPGPRLVESLEILAHALQPASQPQPVVGPAVVYVPQQQRTAANA; encoded by the coding sequence GCATCGTTTCGCTGCTGCCCAGCGCGACCGAAATCATCTGCGCCCTCGGACTCGAGCCACAGCTCGTGGGCGTCACGCACGAATGCGACTACCCACCCGTTGTCCGCGACTTGCCCAAAGTCACGCATACGCTCATCCCAACCGACGCCTCCAGCCTCGACATCGACCGGCTGGTCCGTGAACGGCTCCAGTCGGCGCGAGCGCTCTACACGCTTGACCTACCGACCCTCGAAGCGCTCCGACCGGACGTCATCGTGACGCAGGCGCTGTGTGATGTCTGCGCCGTCGCCGAAGAAGAAGTCAAAGCCGCAGCTTGTGTCCTCCCGGGAACGCCGCGGGTCGTCAACCTCGAACCCCAGTCACTTGCCGAAGTGTTCGCCAGTCTGCATCAGGTGGCCGAGGCCGTTGGCTGCCAAAGCGTTGCCAGCCAGGTGGTCGCCAGGCTCGAAGCGCGGGTGGCCGCCGTCGCCGAACGCGCGGCCGGCGTCCCGTACCGGCCGCGGGTCGCCCTGCTGGAGTGGCTGCACCCACCGTTTTCATGTGGACACTGGAGCCCCGAACTGGTTGCCCTCGCCGGCGGAGAAGAGGTTCTGGGACGCGCCGGCGTTCCGTCACGGACGCTTTCTTGGGAAGAGGTCGTGGCTGCCCAGCCGGAAGTGGTCTTCGTCGCGTGCTGTGGCTTTTCAGTTGAGCGCACACTTGCAGACCTGGACCAGCTTGCCGACCACCCCGCCTGGCAGGCGTTGCCGGCCGTCCGGCAGGGACGGGTCTATGTCACGGACGGTTCGCATTACTTCAGCCGGCCTGGCCCGCGCCTCGTCGAAAGCCTCGAGATTCTGGCTCATGCGCTGCAGCCAGCCAGCCAGCCACAGCCGGTTGTTGGCCCGGCAGTGGTTTATGTTCCGCAGCAACAGCGCACGGCCGCCAACGCCTGA
- the chlG gene encoding chlorophyll synthase ChlG, protein MWLVKEGVVPSSSFRLSKTASPASTPMRRKVSAWIELLKPVTWIPIMCAYVAGALCSAKFTTASLADWRLWLGLVMSGPLISGTCQAMNDYFDRDVDAINEPYRPIPSGRISLREATLGISLLCGLTLVAAYLIHPWIVALAVIGIVNAHLYSAKPIKLKRIVWVGNATVAASYILLPWMSGELAFKGQISWTATAVAVCYVIASIGSMTTNDFKSLEGDARMAIHTLPQVFGVRRGAWLGVFVLNAGQLAAAGLLATLGEWGWAGLVGATVLPQMWFQRTFLADPIGKAVWYNAHAQGFLVLGMFLAAWAVRA, encoded by the coding sequence GTGTGGCTTGTGAAAGAGGGCGTCGTACCGTCATCGTCGTTTCGGCTGTCCAAAACGGCGTCTCCGGCCTCCACGCCGATGCGCCGCAAGGTTTCAGCCTGGATCGAACTCCTCAAGCCAGTCACCTGGATTCCCATCATGTGCGCTTACGTGGCCGGGGCGCTGTGTAGCGCCAAGTTCACGACGGCCAGTCTCGCCGACTGGCGGCTGTGGCTCGGCCTGGTCATGAGCGGTCCACTCATTTCGGGAACCTGCCAGGCAATGAACGACTACTTCGACCGCGACGTGGACGCCATCAATGAACCCTACCGCCCTATTCCTTCCGGGCGCATCAGCCTGCGCGAAGCCACGCTCGGCATCAGTCTGCTCTGTGGCTTGACACTCGTCGCGGCCTATCTCATTCACCCGTGGATCGTGGCCCTGGCCGTGATCGGGATTGTCAACGCGCATCTCTACAGCGCCAAACCCATCAAGCTGAAACGAATTGTCTGGGTAGGCAATGCCACCGTTGCGGCATCCTACATCTTGCTTCCATGGATGTCGGGCGAGTTGGCCTTCAAGGGCCAGATCAGTTGGACGGCAACCGCCGTTGCCGTCTGCTACGTCATCGCCAGCATCGGCAGCATGACGACCAATGATTTCAAGTCGCTCGAAGGCGACGCGCGCATGGCAATTCACACCTTGCCCCAGGTCTTCGGGGTCCGACGGGGAGCCTGGCTCGGCGTGTTCGTGCTCAATGCCGGACAACTCGCGGCAGCCGGCTTACTGGCCACGCTCGGCGAGTGGGGCTGGGCCGGTCTCGTCGGCGCGACGGTGCTGCCGCAAATGTGGTTTCAGCGAACGTTTCTGGCTGACCCGATCGGTAAGGCAGTTTGGTACAACGCCCATGCCCAGGGCTTCCTGGTGCTGGGCATGTTTTTGGCTGCCTGGGCCGTCCGCGCTTGA
- a CDS encoding CYTH and CHAD domain-containing protein: MGRLAVNTPALPVETEIKLALSPEHVRRLRRHPLLHAICPTRAKLHTVYFDTPDAVLLRHGVTLRLRHARRRWLQTLKACPGASGVLAQRAEWETPVTAARLQLDRLPPEAQACLPPDTGAALSPCFETVIRRETWDMVQEAARVEIALDRGEVRAGDLAWPISELELELKHGSAEALFDVAEALVTALPLGLEPRSKAQRGYQLIGALPLTPTKAMLPELDGGAPALKSFADIARNCLRQFEANLPGFRLAADPDPEYIHQMRVALRRLRAAVGLLRFTDYAPPDWVPDLKWLMGELSQARDWDVFVTETLPRIQRHLAQPERLAVLQPLAQQLRRVAHDRARRALDSPRPVQLWLRIERTLMTLPLTSLTTTAWLRTALHRRHRRLTRLGQRLQELDAAGRHALRIAAKKLRYGAEFFAGQRLKASNRFIRHLAALQDVLGGLNDAAVTARLLDDIRQVSDVTVGEALGLVSGFLAGEQAHRLAELERLWREFHRIEPFWSK, encoded by the coding sequence ATGGGTAGGCTAGCCGTAAACACGCCGGCGTTGCCGGTTGAAACCGAGATCAAGCTGGCTCTGTCCCCGGAGCACGTCCGACGGCTCCGGCGCCACCCGCTGCTGCACGCCATCTGTCCGACGCGCGCCAAACTGCACACCGTTTACTTTGACACGCCTGACGCGGTGCTCCTGCGGCATGGGGTTACCCTCCGTTTGCGCCACGCCCGGCGGCGCTGGTTACAGACACTCAAGGCCTGCCCAGGCGCAAGCGGGGTACTGGCGCAGCGCGCCGAGTGGGAAACCCCGGTGACCGCCGCCCGTCTTCAGCTCGACCGGCTACCGCCGGAAGCCCAGGCTTGCCTGCCGCCGGACACCGGCGCAGCGCTGTCCCCCTGCTTTGAGACCGTCATCCGGCGCGAGACCTGGGACATGGTTCAGGAGGCCGCGCGCGTCGAGATCGCGCTTGACCGGGGGGAAGTGCGGGCCGGTGACCTTGCTTGGCCGATTTCGGAACTCGAACTCGAACTGAAACACGGCTCTGCCGAGGCGCTGTTTGACGTGGCCGAAGCCTTGGTAACCGCCCTTCCGTTGGGTCTGGAGCCACGCAGCAAGGCGCAGCGGGGCTACCAACTCATCGGCGCGCTGCCACTGACGCCGACCAAAGCGATGTTGCCGGAGCTGGACGGCGGCGCTCCGGCGCTGAAGTCTTTTGCCGACATTGCGCGGAACTGCCTGCGCCAGTTTGAGGCGAACCTGCCGGGATTCCGGCTGGCGGCCGACCCCGATCCTGAGTACATCCATCAGATGCGGGTCGCCCTGCGCCGCCTGCGGGCAGCCGTCGGACTGTTGCGCTTCACGGACTATGCCCCGCCGGACTGGGTGCCGGACCTGAAGTGGTTGATGGGCGAGTTGTCCCAGGCGCGGGATTGGGATGTGTTCGTCACTGAAACACTGCCGCGCATCCAACGTCATCTAGCGCAACCAGAACGCCTTGCTGTCCTGCAGCCCCTTGCCCAGCAGTTGCGCCGGGTTGCTCATGACCGTGCGCGCAGGGCCCTCGACTCACCCCGGCCGGTTCAGCTCTGGCTGCGGATAGAGCGCACGCTCATGACACTGCCCCTGACATCCCTAACGACCACCGCCTGGCTGCGGACGGCCCTGCACCGTCGCCACCGTCGGCTGACGCGCCTCGGACAACGGTTACAGGAACTCGACGCGGCCGGGCGACACGCCTTGCGGATTGCCGCCAAGAAGTTGCGTTACGGAGCGGAGTTCTTTGCCGGACAGCGTCTAAAGGCGTCCAACCGCTTCATTCGGCACCTGGCAGCGTTGCAGGATGTGCTGGGCGGGCTGAACGACGCTGCCGTGACGGCTCGTCTGCTTGATGACATCAGGCAGGTGAGTGACGTGACGGTTGGGGAAGCCCTGGGCCTGGTAAGTGGCTTTCTGGCCGGTGAACAGGCCCACCGGCTGGCCGAGCTGGAGCGGCTCTGGCGGGAGTTCCATCGGATCGAGCCGTTCTGGTCCAAGTGA
- a CDS encoding fatty acid desaturase family protein — MLTDVGQRGEEFRQTTKRPLLAPAVVKQLSALSPWRATASLVFDWGMIGGLVAATIWLDHPVLWCLAPLGIAAAQHGLAILAHQAAHYRMYETRWLNDAVGVLCAAPLGVSMHTYRIIHRIHHNHLYTPVDPDMALMAGYPRGRWHLLKKFIKDLLGVTAVKNYLYFFGRPLRRAAPEKPAAHMSIIDDTSPALRRAARLDQRLVIACHVLWLGLAIATGWWRSYVVLWLLPLVTLLQFVLRLRALCEHGAVPDTSTPLRAARTNLVPWYVRWWLFPHQMHYHIEHHLYPSVPHYRLPACHAALRAAGALAEAEVSPSLRATWRKFFAPAAPTAM; from the coding sequence ATGCTGACCGATGTTGGGCAACGCGGAGAAGAGTTTCGGCAGACGACCAAACGGCCACTGCTGGCGCCGGCGGTCGTCAAGCAGCTTTCGGCGCTGTCGCCGTGGCGGGCGACGGCGTCGCTGGTATTCGATTGGGGCATGATTGGCGGGCTAGTCGCCGCGACCATCTGGCTTGATCATCCGGTTCTGTGGTGCCTTGCCCCGTTAGGCATTGCCGCTGCCCAGCATGGCCTGGCCATTCTCGCCCACCAGGCGGCGCACTACCGGATGTATGAAACCCGGTGGCTCAACGATGCCGTCGGCGTCCTCTGCGCCGCGCCGCTGGGCGTCTCGATGCACACCTACCGCATCATTCACCGCATTCATCACAACCATCTCTACACGCCGGTTGACCCCGACATGGCGCTCATGGCGGGTTATCCGCGAGGGCGCTGGCATCTGCTCAAGAAATTCATCAAGGACTTGCTCGGCGTGACGGCGGTCAAAAATTACCTGTATTTCTTCGGCAGGCCGCTCCGCAGAGCCGCGCCCGAAAAGCCGGCCGCGCACATGTCCATCATTGACGACACTTCGCCTGCGCTGCGCCGTGCCGCCCGGCTGGACCAGCGCTTGGTGATCGCCTGCCATGTGCTGTGGCTTGGCTTGGCCATTGCAACCGGATGGTGGCGCTCGTACGTTGTCCTGTGGCTGCTTCCGCTGGTCACGTTGCTTCAGTTCGTGCTGCGGCTTCGGGCGCTCTGCGAGCATGGGGCTGTGCCGGACACCTCGACGCCGTTGCGCGCGGCGCGGACAAATCTGGTGCCGTGGTACGTCCGCTGGTGGCTCTTTCCCCATCAGATGCACTACCACATCGAACACCATCTTTACCCCAGCGTGCCGCATTACCGGCTGCCGGCCTGTCATGCCGCGCTGCGCGCCGCCGGGGCGCTGGCGGAAGCCGAAGTTTCACCGTCGCTGCGCGCAACCTGGCGGAAGTTCTTCGCGCCGGCCGCGCCAACGGCGATGTAA
- a CDS encoding 4-hydroxy-3-methylbut-2-enyl diphosphate reductase, with protein sequence MAIVNEAAAPAVRHHPSRSGFGLRAEVHDEIKNDFDSVLVQLIKAAGGTHQVGRLTFRLAQEFGFCYGVDHALDLAYETHVRFPDRRVYLTGEIIHNPTVNEQLAKMGYSFLRPGDDVTADDIVLIPAFGAPTHELERLKNVGCLLVDTTCGSVVHVWKRVEKYAREGFTAIIHGKYDHEETEATRSRTTLYEGGKFLVVRDRAQAQDVCDYIEGRGDRERFLAKYAAVATPGFDPDRDLERVGLANQTTMLSSESLEIADMVRRAMERRYGPDELKARFRSFDTICSATQERQDAILQLIEEPLDLVIVVGGYNSSNTEHLCEIASERLPTYHINAPECLVSATEIRHKPAFSKEEATTQNWLPAGNITIGITAGASTPNKVVGDCIERIAALAGAA encoded by the coding sequence ATGGCAATTGTGAATGAAGCGGCCGCGCCTGCCGTCCGCCACCATCCTTCCCGCAGCGGCTTTGGACTGCGCGCTGAAGTTCACGACGAAATCAAGAATGACTTTGACAGTGTCTTGGTTCAACTCATCAAGGCCGCCGGCGGGACGCATCAGGTCGGACGGCTGACCTTTCGGCTCGCCCAGGAGTTTGGGTTTTGCTATGGCGTCGATCATGCGCTCGACTTGGCTTATGAAACCCACGTCCGGTTTCCTGATCGGCGGGTCTATCTCACTGGTGAAATCATTCACAACCCAACGGTCAACGAACAGTTGGCGAAAATGGGCTACTCCTTCCTGCGTCCGGGGGATGACGTGACCGCCGATGACATCGTGCTCATCCCAGCCTTTGGCGCACCGACCCATGAGCTGGAGCGCCTCAAAAACGTTGGCTGCCTGCTGGTGGATACCACTTGCGGATCGGTCGTCCACGTGTGGAAGCGGGTTGAGAAGTATGCCCGCGAAGGTTTTACGGCCATCATTCATGGCAAGTACGACCACGAGGAAACCGAGGCCACCCGCTCGCGGACGACGCTGTACGAGGGGGGAAAGTTCCTGGTCGTGCGTGATCGCGCCCAGGCACAGGACGTCTGCGATTACATCGAGGGGCGTGGCGACCGGGAGCGGTTTCTGGCCAAGTACGCCGCCGTGGCCACGCCGGGTTTTGACCCAGACCGCGATCTGGAGCGCGTCGGGCTGGCCAACCAGACGACCATGCTTTCCAGCGAGTCCTTGGAAATTGCCGACATGGTGCGGCGCGCGATGGAGCGGCGGTACGGCCCGGATGAACTCAAGGCGCGCTTCCGGTCATTCGACACAATTTGCAGCGCGACGCAGGAGCGCCAGGACGCCATTCTGCAACTGATCGAGGAGCCGCTCGATCTGGTCATCGTGGTGGGTGGCTACAATAGCAGCAACACCGAGCACCTGTGCGAGATTGCCTCGGAGCGCCTGCCAACCTATCACATCAACGCGCCGGAGTGCCTGGTGTCGGCGACGGAAATTCGCCACAAGCCGGCATTCAGCAAAGAGGAAGCCACCACCCAGAACTGGCTTCCGGCGGGTAACATCACGATTGGCATCACGGCGGGAGCTTCGACGCCCAACAAGGTCGTCGGCGACTGTATCGAGCGCATTGCGGCGCTGGCCGGCGCGGCCTGA
- the shc gene encoding squalene--hopene cyclase, which yields MTGFAPRVVQPVVESPLALATRTVRPAPASAASVQAAIGRAQDYLLAKQYPEGYWWAELEANVTLTAEYVFLHKVLGTDGARARQFEKIRTYLRRQQRAHGGWELYYGDGGELSTTIEAYFALKLLGDAPEAPHMAQARDFILARGGVTKARVFTKIHLALFGAFPWEGCPTLPAWIMLLPDWFPFTIYELASWARSSTVPLLLVSDKKPVVKVPGGNVDELYAEGRANANLALPNPDGLFSLGGAFIGLDNLLKLMERLNVSPRKAEALARAERWTLEHQDDSGDWGGIIPAMLNSLLGLHCRGYAPDHPVMQKGIEAVERFCIETDDEFHTQPCVSPVWDTGLTILALLDSGLPPDHPALVKAGEWLLSKQIRRDGDWRFKNKTGPAGGWAFEFWNDFFPDVDDTAVVIMALHRLKLTDEAEKQRRLKLATEWTLSMQSKNGGWGAFDVDNDFEILNEIPYGDLKAMIDPPTADLTGHILEMLGVTGYPASPEKVERAIAFIKSKQEPEGCWWGRWGVNYIYGTHMVICGLVALGLDPREAFIMRGTQWLNSCQNEDGGWGETCASYGDRKLMGVGKSTPSQTAWAVLGLMAGGEGKSDCARRGVEYLVTHQNDDGSWTEAEFTGTGFPNHFYMNYHFYRNYFPLMALGRYRAVAK from the coding sequence ATGACCGGATTTGCGCCCCGTGTCGTGCAGCCTGTTGTGGAATCACCTCTTGCGCTCGCCACGCGGACGGTTCGCCCGGCGCCGGCATCGGCCGCGTCTGTCCAGGCGGCGATTGGTCGCGCCCAGGACTACTTGCTGGCAAAGCAGTATCCCGAAGGCTACTGGTGGGCCGAACTCGAAGCGAATGTGACCCTGACGGCTGAATACGTGTTTCTTCACAAAGTCCTCGGCACGGACGGCGCGCGCGCGCGGCAGTTCGAGAAGATTCGCACCTACCTCCGCCGCCAACAGCGGGCGCATGGCGGGTGGGAGTTGTATTACGGTGATGGCGGCGAACTGTCCACGACCATTGAAGCCTACTTTGCGCTCAAGTTGCTGGGCGACGCGCCTGAGGCGCCCCACATGGCGCAGGCGCGTGACTTCATCCTGGCGCGCGGCGGCGTCACCAAGGCGCGGGTCTTCACCAAGATTCACCTGGCGTTGTTCGGCGCGTTCCCCTGGGAAGGCTGCCCGACGCTGCCGGCCTGGATCATGCTTCTGCCCGACTGGTTTCCCTTCACCATTTACGAACTCGCCAGTTGGGCGCGCAGCTCGACCGTGCCACTCCTGCTGGTCAGCGACAAGAAGCCGGTCGTCAAAGTGCCGGGCGGGAACGTGGACGAGTTGTACGCCGAAGGCCGCGCCAACGCCAACCTTGCCCTCCCGAATCCCGACGGCCTGTTTTCACTGGGTGGCGCATTTATCGGTCTGGACAACCTGCTCAAGCTCATGGAGCGGTTGAACGTCTCGCCCCGCAAGGCCGAAGCTCTCGCCCGCGCCGAACGCTGGACACTCGAACACCAGGATGACAGCGGCGACTGGGGCGGCATCATTCCGGCGATGCTCAACTCGCTGCTGGGCCTGCACTGCCGCGGCTATGCGCCCGACCACCCGGTGATGCAGAAGGGCATTGAAGCGGTTGAGCGGTTTTGCATCGAAACCGACGACGAGTTTCATACCCAACCCTGCGTGTCGCCGGTCTGGGATACCGGCCTGACCATCCTGGCGCTGCTTGATTCGGGACTCCCGCCCGACCATCCGGCGCTGGTCAAAGCCGGTGAGTGGCTTCTGTCAAAGCAAATCCGGCGGGATGGTGACTGGCGGTTCAAAAACAAAACCGGACCGGCCGGCGGCTGGGCATTTGAGTTCTGGAATGACTTCTTCCCCGATGTGGACGACACGGCCGTCGTCATCATGGCGCTCCACCGCTTGAAGCTGACAGACGAAGCCGAAAAGCAGCGCCGGTTGAAGCTGGCGACCGAATGGACGCTGTCCATGCAGAGCAAAAACGGAGGCTGGGGCGCGTTCGACGTAGATAACGACTTTGAAATCCTCAATGAGATTCCCTATGGCGACCTCAAAGCCATGATTGACCCGCCAACGGCCGACCTCACCGGTCACATTCTGGAGATGTTGGGCGTGACCGGCTATCCGGCTTCACCTGAAAAGGTCGAACGCGCCATCGCTTTCATCAAGAGCAAGCAGGAACCGGAGGGCTGCTGGTGGGGACGGTGGGGTGTCAACTACATCTACGGCACGCACATGGTGATCTGCGGGCTGGTGGCGCTCGGCCTCGACCCGCGCGAGGCTTTTATCATGCGCGGCACGCAGTGGCTCAACTCCTGCCAAAATGAAGACGGTGGCTGGGGCGAAACCTGCGCCAGTTATGGCGACCGGAAGCTGATGGGGGTTGGGAAAAGCACGCCGTCGCAAACGGCCTGGGCGGTCCTGGGCTTGATGGCCGGGGGTGAAGGCAAATCTGATTGTGCGCGGCGCGGCGTCGAGTACCTCGTGACCCACCAGAACGACGACGGCAGTTGGACGGAAGCCGAATTTACCGGCACCGGCTTTCCCAACCATTTCTACATGAACTATCACTTTTACCGGAACTATTTCCCGCTCATGGCGCTTGGGCGCTACCGGGCGGTTGCCAAATAA
- a CDS encoding helix-turn-helix domain-containing protein, producing the protein MGNYTNGHVPAYQVAVIDELDHAAKAVEKFGLPVTATYTLAEAGTRLSELSKYQIIIVGVSLFPIRRRIVNELRRVAPDACLVFLRRSHEFSNGQAPLEVKNTVSADFMLSASSSDEVWLAAQSLKSMFPLPTTADLEPPAEAFLMDRVMKVVAAHYQDPSLNLRAVATRLNLSSGQLSRLLNRHAGMRFRQLLQQTRLEAAKQLLMTANCTTIKEVAFKVGFADSDYFSRAFKRYTGCCATDYRENSALQ; encoded by the coding sequence ATGGGTAACTACACGAACGGTCACGTTCCGGCTTACCAAGTGGCTGTGATTGACGAGCTGGACCATGCCGCCAAAGCAGTTGAGAAGTTTGGGCTTCCGGTGACGGCCACGTACACCTTGGCAGAAGCTGGAACGCGGCTCTCCGAACTCAGCAAGTATCAAATCATTATTGTTGGCGTTTCACTGTTTCCGATTCGGCGCCGGATCGTCAACGAGCTGCGCCGGGTCGCGCCGGATGCCTGTCTGGTCTTCTTGCGGCGGTCACATGAGTTTTCAAATGGGCAAGCGCCGCTGGAAGTCAAGAATACGGTTTCGGCCGACTTCATGCTGAGCGCCTCATCATCGGACGAAGTGTGGTTGGCGGCGCAGTCGCTCAAGAGCATGTTTCCGCTGCCCACGACTGCCGATTTGGAGCCACCGGCCGAAGCCTTCCTGATGGACCGGGTGATGAAAGTCGTGGCGGCGCACTATCAAGACCCAAGCCTCAACCTGCGGGCGGTCGCCACACGGCTCAACCTGTCGTCGGGGCAACTGTCCCGGCTGCTCAATCGGCATGCTGGCATGCGCTTCCGGCAACTGCTGCAACAGACGCGCCTCGAAGCCGCCAAGCAGTTGCTGATGACGGCCAACTGCACCACCATCAAGGAAGTGGCTTTCAAGGTTGGGTTTGCCGATAGCGACTACTTTTCGCGGGCTTTCAAGCGCTACACAGGCTGCTGCGCCACCGATTACCGCGAAAACAGCGCCCTTCAGTAG